The following are encoded in a window of Citrobacter freundii genomic DNA:
- a CDS encoding C40 family peptidase, whose product MNKTIMAAIRAHALEESPRECCGFVIQSGRRQRYVPVPNSHENPSEHFRIDGEHWANAEDAGTIIRVIHSHPGDGARTIPSDLDRQQCNQSGVVWGIYAPDCDEYDEITPDAIPLIGRPFILGSHDCWGLVMDWHATQGVALTDFRVDYPWWESQYPDNLYFDNWEREGFVECDPAPGCMVIMQVESGKWNHAGVITEEGELLHHLYGQPSCVTPYARGYFKDRTMICVRHKDLPKEIQPWLG is encoded by the coding sequence ATGAATAAAACGATAATGGCGGCAATCCGGGCGCATGCACTGGAGGAGTCTCCGCGCGAGTGCTGCGGCTTTGTCATTCAGTCAGGGCGGCGCCAGCGTTACGTCCCGGTACCGAACAGTCATGAAAACCCATCTGAGCATTTCCGTATCGATGGCGAGCACTGGGCAAATGCTGAGGATGCAGGGACCATTATTCGAGTCATTCACTCGCATCCTGGCGATGGCGCTAGGACTATCCCCTCAGACCTCGATCGCCAGCAATGCAACCAGTCAGGCGTGGTATGGGGTATCTACGCACCTGATTGCGATGAGTATGACGAAATCACACCGGATGCGATCCCGCTTATCGGGCGTCCGTTCATCCTTGGCTCTCACGACTGCTGGGGGTTAGTCATGGACTGGCATGCCACCCAGGGTGTAGCGCTAACTGATTTTCGCGTTGATTACCCGTGGTGGGAAAGCCAGTACCCAGACAACCTCTATTTCGATAATTGGGAGCGGGAGGGATTTGTTGAATGCGATCCGGCGCCTGGGTGCATGGTCATCATGCAGGTCGAGTCCGGTAAGTGGAACCATGCGGGGGTCATCACCGAGGAAGGCGAGCTGCTGCATCATCTTTACGGGCAGCCCTCCTGCGTAACGCCGTATGCCCGCGGCTACTTCAAAGACCGGACGATGATCTGCGTTCGCCACAAAGACCTGCCAAAGGAGATTCAACCATGGCTCGGCTAA
- a CDS encoding tail assembly protein yields MARLTTIRLYGALGARFGRVHKLAVQTSAEAVKALCINLDGLESYLMNAKKNGMTFAVFRGKRNIGVEDFKELAGESDIRIAPVMEGAKKAGLFQTILGAVMIVAGIIVTGMTFGAAGVIGAGMVSAGIGMMAGGIYQMLSPQPKGLQGREDPDNKPSYAFGGSVNTLAMGNPVAALYGEREIGGAIISAGIVAEDI; encoded by the coding sequence ATGGCTCGGCTAACCACTATTCGGCTATACGGTGCGCTTGGCGCTCGGTTCGGACGCGTGCATAAACTGGCGGTGCAGACGTCGGCGGAAGCCGTAAAGGCACTTTGCATCAATCTGGACGGGCTGGAAAGCTATCTGATGAATGCCAAAAAGAACGGCATGACGTTTGCGGTGTTTCGCGGCAAGCGCAATATAGGCGTGGAAGATTTCAAAGAGCTGGCGGGGGAAAGCGACATTCGCATCGCGCCGGTGATGGAGGGGGCGAAGAAAGCTGGTCTGTTCCAGACGATCCTAGGTGCGGTCATGATTGTCGCTGGAATTATTGTCACAGGTATGACTTTTGGCGCGGCTGGTGTTATTGGTGCCGGTATGGTTTCTGCAGGTATAGGCATGATGGCCGGAGGTATCTACCAGATGTTGTCACCCCAACCCAAAGGACTACAGGGTCGCGAAGACCCAGACAACAAGCCGAGCTACGCTTTCGGCGGTTCGGTAAACACTCTGGCAATGGGCAATCCGGTTGCCGCACTCTATGGGGAGCGGGAGATCGGCGGGGCAATTATCAGTGCAGGAATCGTTGCAGAAGACATTTAA
- a CDS encoding phage tail protein, with amino-acid sequence MAVETYIWHSQLGAGAVEYSQTVRSAQFGDGYEQVAENGINSTAIQVPMKHVGADSEVNTVRDFLLAHTVKAFIITPPGEEIGLYRVVADSVRKNQISSKFAELTFTIKRAYGVYA; translated from the coding sequence ATGGCAGTTGAAACCTATATCTGGCACTCACAGCTCGGTGCTGGTGCCGTGGAATACAGCCAGACGGTGCGGTCTGCTCAGTTTGGCGATGGTTATGAGCAGGTGGCCGAGAACGGCATTAACTCGACTGCTATTCAGGTACCGATGAAGCATGTGGGTGCCGACTCTGAAGTAAACACTGTTCGCGACTTCCTTCTGGCTCATACCGTGAAGGCTTTCATTATCACGCCGCCTGGCGAGGAGATAGGGCTTTATCGCGTAGTGGCCGATTCGGTGCGAAAAAACCAGATCAGTAGTAAGTTCGCTGAGCTGACTTTTACCATTAAACGGGCTTACGGGGTGTACGCATAA
- a CDS encoding phage minor tail protein L yields the protein MAFVDQAALLAPGGRVRLVEVDASEFSGGIHRFHYSPFPHTPTEIESASGDESKLGPKPIIWDGKTFDFWPFQISDLALSTDQAAEPKLSVSNLDGHITALCLQFKDMVNAKVSIIDTYAVYLDAANFPGGVNVTADPTMFTLQTFWLDTKTSEDDEVVTWSLSSPADLQNLVIPTRQITSLCEWALRGQYRSGDGCTYNGTAYFDAKGNAVSDPALDVCGGCLSDCRKRFGAGLSEPNTATLDFGGFPATVLFTR from the coding sequence ATGGCATTTGTCGATCAAGCGGCATTGCTGGCACCGGGCGGCAGGGTCCGCCTGGTAGAAGTAGATGCTTCAGAGTTCAGTGGCGGTATTCACCGCTTCCATTATTCACCATTTCCACATACGCCAACAGAGATTGAATCGGCGAGCGGTGATGAATCCAAACTGGGACCGAAGCCGATAATCTGGGATGGCAAAACCTTCGACTTCTGGCCGTTCCAAATATCCGACCTTGCACTGTCAACCGACCAGGCCGCAGAACCGAAGCTGAGCGTGTCTAACCTCGACGGACACATCACCGCGCTGTGCCTACAGTTCAAAGATATGGTCAATGCGAAGGTGAGCATCATCGATACCTATGCGGTATACCTTGATGCGGCAAACTTCCCCGGAGGCGTGAATGTAACAGCTGATCCGACGATGTTCACTCTTCAGACTTTTTGGCTGGACACCAAAACCTCAGAAGATGATGAGGTGGTTACGTGGTCGTTGAGTAGCCCCGCGGATTTGCAGAACCTGGTTATTCCCACCCGGCAAATTACATCACTCTGTGAGTGGGCGTTGCGCGGCCAATACCGTAGCGGAGATGGCTGCACCTACAACGGCACGGCGTATTTCGACGCCAAAGGTAATGCTGTCTCCGACCCGGCGCTTGATGTGTGCGGCGGCTGCCTTAGTGACTGTCGAAAGCGATTCGGTGCTGGCTTGTCAGAACCTAATACTGCCACCCTCGATTTTGGCGGATTCCCTGCAACCGTGCTTTTTACCCGATAA
- a CDS encoding Panacea domain-containing protein: MAYLKLMKLMYLSDRVSMDRFGETLTGDLMVAMPHGPVLSRSLDLMKGAARGDEGWNNWITDADHYDLQLKEREIQRDDLDELSDADLSVIDRVYQDFGHMGKWQIRDYTHDHCAEWCDPKGGAFTINPESVFRALGKPEEQVRHLSDRMREFSELDRITSGLK, from the coding sequence ATGGCATATCTGAAGCTCATGAAATTAATGTACCTATCTGATCGTGTTTCAATGGACCGCTTTGGTGAAACATTAACAGGTGATCTGATGGTGGCGATGCCTCACGGGCCTGTCTTGTCACGTTCCTTGGATCTGATGAAAGGAGCTGCTAGAGGAGATGAAGGCTGGAACAACTGGATCACAGATGCGGACCATTATGACCTTCAGTTGAAGGAACGCGAAATCCAGCGTGATGATCTTGATGAGCTTAGTGATGCAGACCTTTCTGTAATTGACCGCGTTTATCAAGATTTCGGGCATATGGGAAAATGGCAAATTCGAGATTATACCCATGATCACTGTGCCGAATGGTGTGATCCTAAAGGTGGTGCATTTACAATTAATCCTGAAAGTGTGTTTCGTGCCCTTGGCAAACCGGAAGAACAGGTTAGACATTTGTCGGACAGAATGAGAGAATTTTCAGAACTTGATAGGATAACCAGTGGATTGAAATGA
- a CDS encoding phage tail tape measure protein gives MSDQIASITLRADVSDLKTASNELDKLNEAAAGAVAGADALANAAKRVKPSAQEGAEGIREQREALKGLLENIDPVNKALNRLDEQQVALRNFQAKGFLDTDSFQAYNKILDDTRLKLTDTGEAAARAQTELAATQAAEKQSAALKNLLGSIDPTIRAFSSLDEQHAQLVAHFESGRINSAQFEHFNGILNQTRERLSGVADVLPEALSRQEAAARRAGISVGQYNQALRTLPAQFTDIATQLAGGQSPFLILLQQGGQIKDQFGGVKGALTGVGDYLRTLLGFINPVTIGISGLVVGLGAMAVAWYKGSQEASEFNKQLILTGNYSASSASQLSDMAQKIGGSSGKVAAAARTLAEVVGAGTFKTEQLETVTRAALAMQEATGQSVDATIKNFQKLYASPTKAAEDLNSTLHFLTSSQYDYISALERRGDKEGAAEAAAKAYSLAEQKRSQQILDNMGLIERAAASVGKALKGMWDELLNVGRPDAPNDMLRKMQSELAEREKALLPDRQRQGYGYSYDANSNDQEYDARRKAQLSAISALKAQIAPLQQAAQLQEDINASIQQGTEADNKRTNALIYRNRILEQSATWQEKRSKALSELWKNVAASPGDWSSAQRQQAVDAINKQFHPDKTPKTPAVKVSAGDRSTDTYNAETLALQAQLKTLQDHRDINDVISQQRKQQWELISKITILESAANDPKGRVLTLDEKSLLANKEKLLAQADINAGLGDQIAKQQKLNSLADQATKFAQQQSAKQAEIAAAARGLSTREAEREATRQHLTESYGFNQDAQKKVLADQEETYRKEDELRSDWQAGAKRGWADYADSATNTFEAMRNVAGSTFSGLSDMLTDLVTTGTASFKDFTKSMLKMIAQVTNQLLVAYAVQAAMGWISGSAGGNTPGGAYASAANSGVSLFDSGGYTGAGGKYEPAGIVHKDEFVFTKEATRRIGVDNLYRLMNNGNLGRYASGGLVGGNQAGAADSGVPIISVSFGDINIGSGGQANTGGSANAAAIGRQLNDAMIDTINTQVRKPGTPLWNAVRGKY, from the coding sequence ATGAGTGACCAAATCGCCTCTATTACTTTGCGGGCTGATGTATCCGATCTGAAAACAGCCAGCAATGAACTGGATAAGCTAAATGAGGCAGCAGCGGGTGCTGTTGCTGGCGCAGATGCGCTGGCTAATGCGGCTAAACGTGTAAAGCCATCAGCCCAGGAAGGTGCCGAGGGAATTCGGGAGCAACGAGAAGCCCTGAAAGGCCTGCTGGAGAATATCGATCCGGTAAACAAGGCGCTGAACCGGCTGGATGAACAGCAGGTTGCGCTGCGTAACTTCCAGGCTAAGGGCTTTCTGGATACCGACTCGTTCCAGGCCTATAACAAGATTCTGGACGATACCCGTCTAAAGCTTACGGACACTGGTGAGGCGGCGGCACGCGCCCAGACTGAACTGGCTGCCACCCAGGCTGCGGAGAAGCAATCAGCCGCGCTAAAAAACCTGCTGGGCTCCATCGACCCGACGATCCGCGCATTCAGCTCTCTGGATGAGCAGCATGCGCAGCTGGTGGCGCACTTCGAGTCAGGGCGCATCAACAGTGCGCAGTTCGAGCATTTCAACGGCATTCTCAACCAGACGCGTGAGCGCCTGTCTGGCGTGGCTGACGTGCTGCCAGAGGCATTATCCCGCCAGGAGGCGGCGGCGCGTCGTGCCGGCATATCTGTCGGTCAGTACAACCAGGCGTTGCGAACGCTACCAGCACAGTTTACCGATATCGCCACGCAGTTGGCTGGTGGGCAGTCGCCATTCCTGATCCTGCTCCAGCAGGGTGGGCAGATTAAAGACCAGTTTGGTGGGGTTAAAGGGGCTCTAACGGGGGTGGGCGACTATTTACGCACTCTGTTAGGTTTCATTAATCCTGTAACGATAGGTATTAGCGGCCTGGTTGTAGGTCTCGGGGCGATGGCTGTAGCTTGGTACAAAGGCAGCCAGGAAGCCAGTGAGTTTAATAAGCAGCTCATACTCACGGGTAATTATTCGGCCAGTTCGGCGAGCCAACTGTCAGACATGGCTCAAAAAATTGGAGGCTCCAGTGGTAAGGTTGCGGCTGCCGCTCGGACGCTAGCGGAGGTGGTTGGGGCAGGGACGTTTAAAACGGAGCAGCTCGAAACAGTTACCAGGGCGGCGCTGGCGATGCAGGAGGCCACTGGCCAGTCTGTTGACGCCACCATTAAGAACTTCCAAAAGCTGTATGCCAGTCCAACCAAGGCGGCGGAGGATCTTAATTCTACGCTCCATTTCCTTACCTCATCGCAATACGACTACATTTCGGCACTGGAGCGTCGGGGTGATAAAGAGGGAGCAGCAGAGGCGGCTGCAAAAGCTTATAGCCTGGCTGAGCAAAAGCGCAGTCAGCAGATCCTGGATAATATGGGGCTGATTGAACGCGCAGCTGCGAGCGTTGGCAAGGCGCTCAAAGGCATGTGGGACGAACTGCTCAACGTTGGCAGACCTGACGCGCCAAATGACATGCTGCGCAAGATGCAGTCCGAACTTGCTGAGCGTGAGAAAGCCTTGCTTCCAGATAGACAGCGTCAGGGATATGGATATAGCTATGATGCGAACAGTAACGATCAGGAATATGACGCACGTAGGAAAGCTCAGTTATCAGCGATAAGTGCTTTAAAGGCACAAATAGCGCCACTTCAACAAGCTGCTCAGCTTCAGGAAGATATTAATGCTTCTATTCAGCAAGGAACCGAGGCTGATAACAAGCGAACTAATGCCCTTATTTATCGAAATCGCATCCTCGAACAGTCAGCTACATGGCAGGAAAAGCGCAGCAAGGCCCTGTCTGAACTTTGGAAAAATGTCGCGGCCTCGCCCGGCGACTGGAGCTCAGCACAGCGGCAGCAGGCTGTGGATGCCATTAATAAACAGTTTCATCCGGACAAAACTCCCAAGACTCCAGCCGTTAAGGTTTCAGCCGGTGATCGCTCAACCGACACCTACAATGCTGAGACTCTAGCTCTGCAAGCGCAGCTCAAAACGCTGCAGGATCATCGTGACATCAATGATGTAATCAGCCAGCAGCGTAAGCAGCAGTGGGAGTTAATCTCAAAAATCACCATCCTCGAGTCCGCCGCTAACGATCCGAAAGGGCGTGTATTAACACTCGATGAAAAATCGTTACTGGCGAACAAAGAGAAACTGCTAGCCCAAGCTGATATTAATGCCGGGCTGGGTGATCAGATTGCTAAACAGCAGAAACTGAACTCTTTGGCTGACCAGGCGACTAAGTTCGCCCAGCAACAGTCTGCCAAGCAGGCGGAAATTGCGGCAGCAGCTAGAGGCTTGTCCACCAGAGAGGCTGAAAGGGAGGCGACGCGCCAGCACCTGACTGAATCCTACGGCTTTAACCAAGACGCTCAGAAAAAGGTTCTCGCAGATCAAGAGGAGACCTACCGGAAAGAAGATGAACTTCGCAGCGACTGGCAGGCTGGCGCAAAGCGGGGCTGGGCCGATTATGCCGACTCAGCAACAAACACGTTTGAAGCAATGCGAAATGTGGCCGGTTCAACCTTCAGTGGTCTATCCGACATGTTGACAGATCTGGTTACTACCGGCACTGCAAGCTTCAAAGACTTCACCAAGTCCATGTTGAAGATGATCGCGCAGGTAACGAATCAGTTGCTTGTGGCTTACGCCGTTCAGGCTGCGATGGGGTGGATTAGCGGTAGTGCTGGTGGCAACACGCCAGGCGGAGCATATGCCAGCGCTGCAAACTCTGGAGTTAGCCTGTTTGATTCCGGTGGTTACACAGGTGCGGGCGGTAAATATGAACCCGCAGGCATCGTGCATAAAGATGAGTTCGTTTTCACCAAAGAAGCCACTAGGCGGATCGGCGTAGATAACCTATATCGTCTAATGAACAACGGTAATTTAGGCCGTTACGCTTCTGGTGGGCTTGTTGGGGGAAATCAGGCTGGGGCGGCAGACTCTGGTGTGCCAATTATCAGCGTCAGTTTTGGTGACATAAACATTGGTTCAGGTGGACAGGCCAATACAGGTGGCTCAGCAAATGCTGCAGCTATTGGCAGGCAACTCAACGATGCGATGATTGACACCATTAATACTCAAGTAAGAAAACCAGGCACTCCGCTGTGGAATGCCGTTAGAGGGAAATACTAA
- a CDS encoding IS1-like element IS1A family transposase (programmed frameshift) encodes MASVSISCPSCSATDGVVRNGKSTAGHQRYLCSHCRKTWQLQFTYTASQPGTHQKIIDMAMNGVGCRATARIMGVGLNTILRHFKKLRPQSVTSRIQPGSDVIVCAEMDEQWGYVGAKSRQRWLFYAYDRLRKTVVAHVFGERTMATLGRLMSLLSPFDVVIWMTDGWPLYESRLKGKLHVISKRYTQRIERHNLNLRQHLARLGRKSLSFSKSVELHDKVIGHYLNIKHYQ; translated from the exons GTGGCTTCTGTTTCTATCAGCTGTCCCTCCTGTTCAGCTACTGACGGGGTGGTGCGTAACGGCAAAAGCACCGCCGGACATCAGCGCTATCTCTGCTCTCACTGCCGTAAAACATGGCAACTGCAGTTCACTTACACCGCTTCTCAACCCGGTACGCACCAGAAAATCATTGATATGGCCATGAATGGCGTTGGATGCCGGGCAACCGCCCGCATTATGGGCGTTGGCCTCAACACGATTTTACGTCACT TTAAAAAACTCAGGCCGCAGTCGGTAACCTCGCGCATACAGCCGGGCAGTGACGTCATCGTCTGCGCGGAAATGGACGAACAGTGGGGCTATGTCGGGGCTAAATCGCGCCAGCGCTGGCTGTTTTACGCGTATGACAGGCTCCGGAAGACGGTTGTGGCGCACGTCTTCGGTGAACGCACTATGGCGACGCTGGGGCGTCTTATGAGCCTGCTGTCACCCTTTGACGTGGTGATATGGATGACGGATGGCTGGCCGCTGTATGAATCCCGCCTGAAGGGAAAGCTGCACGTAATCAGCAAGCGATATACGCAGCGAATTGAGCGGCATAACCTGAATCTGAGGCAGCACCTGGCACGGCTGGGACGGAAGTCGCTGTCGTTCTCAAAATCGGTGGAGCTGCATGACAAAGTCATCGGGCATTATCTGAACATAAAACACTATCAATAA
- a CDS encoding tail fiber domain-containing protein, producing the protein MWITSANSIFGRYVSTNNPQEPKTSTPWTQYQSSGTSDLNFKEVTGDLDLNESLSNIEAMDFKTFYYLADEAKTTRRGVIAQEIEKIDPQYVHSAEQSGKMTLDLNPLVLDALAAIKALAKLNHDKDAEIASIRKELLDLKAAIG; encoded by the coding sequence ATGTGGATTACCTCAGCTAACTCTATTTTTGGCCGTTATGTTTCGACGAATAACCCACAGGAACCGAAAACCAGCACCCCGTGGACGCAGTACCAGTCCTCAGGTACATCCGATCTTAACTTTAAGGAGGTTACCGGAGATCTCGATTTAAACGAGTCGCTTTCAAATATCGAGGCAATGGATTTTAAAACCTTCTATTACCTTGCTGACGAGGCGAAAACGACTCGTCGGGGCGTCATTGCACAGGAAATTGAGAAGATTGATCCCCAGTACGTCCACTCTGCCGAGCAGTCGGGGAAAATGACGCTCGATTTAAACCCTCTGGTTCTTGATGCGCTGGCTGCTATAAAAGCTCTGGCAAAATTAAATCATGATAAAGACGCTGAGATAGCGAGTATTCGAAAAGAACTTTTGGATCTGAAGGCTGCGATTGGTTAA
- a CDS encoding host specificity protein J, translating to MATITGAKGGSQKQHSPVEQPDSAQSMARCRMLLALGEGEFAGGLDATRIFLDGTPLGNADGTMNFENVTWDFRSGTQVQTPIPGFPAVENETSIGVSLTKVTPWTRAISNTQIDAVLVRIGIPGLQQQENDGDIVGTTVQYHIDLAVDGGAYSTVMTKTVTEKLSSLYELTHRINLPKATTGWQIRVVRNTADSTSQMLQNKTQVQAITEVIDARLRYPHTALLYVSFNAKSFSNIPKISCKPKGRVIRIPQNYDPIARAYSGTWDGTFKWGWTNNPAWIWFDILTEPRFGLGRRVTAAMLDKWELYRIAQRCDQKVPDGKGGSGTEPRFMFDIYIQAQADAWQVIKDIAAGFNGMTFWGNNMFNVVSDMPADTSKLQILTRASVVGKPTYSSGSEKNRYSSALINFSDPDNHYQDRTTAVMFPDLVKQFKFKQTQLTAIGCTRESEAQRRGGWAVYSNSLDRIITVQTGLDGFAYVPGTVFAFADERLSGRVYGGRVTEYNAALKSVTTDRGTSALAGDTLMIRTQGGTVESRSIQAVNGQQLILATAFTAEPLPNAIFVIDAGQLRLQYFRVTNLTFNDEENTYSITGAEYNGAKYDAVDNNARLDTPPVSLIPTGLVGQPTNITISSYDSVRQGQRIATLVAGWDAPLDKNGKPQADIVAYQTQWKRGDNEWINIPETGLRNIEVPGIFSGDYLVRVRAINSGGASSLWASSVLTHLTGRTGDVPKPVGLRTTAINWGIQVDWSFPADTGDTLQTELQYSVNGNGDNPLLLAGVPYPQHTYTQLGLKAGVEFWYRARLVDRIGNQSDWTDWVRGESNANADDYLGDIADDFLTSADGDRLTGDIDTNLEGILQNALANHGTVEHQFAQFGEVRADILVVKTTIADVDQAMAEMSTQVQAQFNGVTAALEDKLTAVVDATGASAIYTLKTGVRINGVMYNAGMSIAVLAEAGKPVVTRVGFNANQFVLMSGSGDTQYSPFAVVNGQVFISDAFIQYGQITLAKIGELRSANYVQGKTGTIMKSDGSFEVNGAVAGEGASRMSNLNYSVKDGNGVLRVQLGKITGVF from the coding sequence ATGGCAACGATTACTGGTGCAAAGGGCGGCAGCCAGAAGCAGCACTCGCCCGTAGAACAGCCCGACTCAGCCCAATCTATGGCGCGTTGTCGTATGTTGCTGGCGCTGGGTGAAGGTGAGTTTGCTGGTGGGCTGGATGCCACGCGTATTTTCTTAGACGGCACTCCGCTGGGCAATGCCGATGGTACGATGAACTTTGAGAACGTTACCTGGGACTTCCGTTCTGGCACTCAGGTTCAGACACCAATCCCCGGATTCCCGGCAGTTGAAAATGAAACCAGCATTGGTGTTTCGCTGACGAAAGTCACCCCATGGACTCGAGCTATCAGCAATACCCAGATCGATGCCGTACTGGTGCGCATTGGTATTCCAGGACTTCAGCAGCAGGAAAATGATGGTGATATCGTTGGTACAACCGTGCAATACCATATTGATCTCGCCGTTGATGGTGGCGCGTATTCTACGGTGATGACCAAAACGGTGACGGAGAAACTCAGCTCTCTCTATGAGCTGACGCACCGTATCAATTTGCCAAAAGCTACAACCGGTTGGCAGATTCGCGTTGTTCGAAATACCGCTGATAGCACCAGCCAGATGCTGCAGAACAAAACCCAGGTGCAGGCAATCACTGAGGTAATCGATGCCCGCCTGCGTTATCCGCACACGGCGCTGCTGTATGTGTCATTCAATGCTAAGTCATTCAGCAATATCCCGAAGATTTCATGTAAGCCGAAGGGAAGGGTAATCCGTATCCCTCAGAACTACGATCCAATTGCTCGTGCGTATAGCGGTACATGGGACGGTACATTCAAATGGGGATGGACGAATAATCCCGCATGGATTTGGTTCGATATTCTGACTGAACCCCGCTTTGGTCTCGGTCGCAGGGTTACGGCAGCGATGCTTGATAAGTGGGAGTTGTATCGTATTGCCCAGCGTTGTGACCAGAAAGTGCCGGATGGCAAGGGGGGCAGCGGTACCGAGCCTCGTTTTATGTTTGACATTTATATTCAGGCTCAGGCCGACGCCTGGCAGGTGATTAAGGACATCGCGGCCGGTTTTAACGGCATGACGTTTTGGGGCAACAACATGTTCAATGTTGTCTCTGATATGCCAGCGGACACATCTAAGCTGCAGATCCTCACCCGTGCTTCGGTCGTCGGTAAGCCAACATATTCCAGCGGCAGTGAAAAGAACCGCTATAGCTCAGCGTTGATTAACTTTAGCGATCCGGATAATCACTATCAGGACCGAACTACAGCAGTAATGTTTCCTGACTTGGTAAAACAGTTCAAATTTAAGCAGACACAACTCACTGCTATCGGATGCACGCGTGAAAGCGAGGCGCAACGCCGCGGAGGGTGGGCAGTCTACTCCAACTCGCTGGACCGCATTATCACTGTTCAGACGGGACTTGATGGCTTCGCTTATGTGCCGGGGACCGTATTTGCGTTTGCAGATGAGCGGCTATCTGGCCGTGTCTATGGTGGACGCGTTACTGAATACAACGCTGCGCTGAAATCTGTAACTACCGACCGGGGCACAAGCGCATTAGCCGGCGATACGCTGATGATTCGTACCCAGGGCGGTACCGTTGAGAGCAGAAGCATTCAGGCGGTTAACGGCCAGCAACTGATACTGGCAACTGCGTTTACCGCTGAACCACTGCCTAATGCCATTTTTGTTATCGATGCAGGCCAGTTGCGCCTCCAGTATTTCCGCGTAACCAATCTGACATTTAATGATGAAGAGAATACTTACAGTATCACTGGTGCAGAGTACAACGGGGCGAAATATGATGCCGTTGATAACAATGCCCGATTGGATACGCCGCCAGTCAGCCTGATACCGACAGGCCTGGTAGGGCAACCGACAAATATCACGATTAGCAGCTACGACTCAGTCCGGCAGGGGCAGCGTATCGCCACACTGGTCGCAGGTTGGGATGCGCCACTGGATAAAAACGGGAAGCCGCAGGCCGATATCGTCGCTTATCAGACACAGTGGAAACGCGGTGATAATGAGTGGATCAATATCCCTGAAACGGGTCTGCGCAATATCGAGGTGCCTGGTATTTTCTCGGGCGATTATCTTGTGCGAGTCCGCGCCATTAACTCTGGAGGCGCGTCCAGTCTGTGGGCATCTTCTGTTCTGACCCATCTTACTGGGCGTACAGGTGATGTGCCGAAACCCGTTGGTCTGCGCACCACTGCCATCAACTGGGGGATTCAGGTTGACTGGTCATTCCCGGCAGATACTGGAGATACTCTCCAGACCGAGTTGCAGTATTCAGTTAATGGCAACGGGGATAACCCTCTGTTGCTTGCCGGAGTTCCGTATCCGCAACATACCTACACTCAACTTGGCTTAAAGGCTGGTGTTGAATTTTGGTATCGCGCTCGCCTGGTCGATCGTATTGGCAACCAGAGTGACTGGACTGACTGGGTTCGTGGCGAATCCAATGCGAATGCGGATGACTACCTTGGGGATATTGCTGACGACTTCCTGACATCAGCCGATGGCGATCGCCTGACGGGCGATATTGATACCAACCTTGAAGGCATTCTGCAGAACGCTCTGGCCAACCACGGAACCGTTGAACATCAGTTTGCACAGTTTGGCGAGGTCCGCGCAGACATTCTGGTGGTGAAAACCACGATCGCCGATGTGGATCAGGCGATGGCGGAAATGTCCACGCAGGTTCAGGCCCAGTTTAATGGCGTGACCGCCGCGCTGGAAGATAAGCTCACCGCTGTCGTTGACGCTACCGGGGCATCTGCGATTTACACACTCAAAACCGGGGTTCGAATTAACGGTGTGATGTATAACGCCGGTATGTCTATCGCGGTACTGGCTGAAGCGGGTAAGCCGGTAGTTACCCGCGTCGGATTTAACGCCAACCAGTTTGTCCTGATGAGTGGCAGCGGCGATACACAATATTCTCCATTCGCGGTGGTTAATGGGCAGGTATTTATCAGCGATGCCTTTATTCAGTACGGGCAGATAACGCTGGCAAAAATTGGTGAGCTGCGGTCCGCTAATTACGTTCAGGGAAAAACAGGGACCATTATGAAATCGGACGGATCGTTTGAGGTTAACGGGGCTGTGGCGGGTGAGGGCGCGTCGAGAATGAGTAATCTCAACTATAGCGTCAAGGACGGGAATGGGGTGCTTCGTGTTCAGCTTGGGAAAATAACAGGGGTGTTCTGA
- a CDS encoding YnaM/YnfT family protein yields the protein MITSLSLISSVIVTLCIMVFATVKVGIGLSNNPDRNDN from the coding sequence ATGATCACTAGCCTCTCATTGATATCTTCTGTAATAGTCACTCTATGTATCATGGTGTTCGCTACAGTAAAGGTAGGGATTGGTTTGTCTAACAATCCAGACAGAAATGATAATTAA